The following are encoded together in the Parabacteroides chongii genome:
- a CDS encoding TraR/DksA family transcriptional regulator, producing MAEKTRYSDAELEEFRAIILEKLEVARKDYELLRSGVTNSDGNDVADTSPTFKVLEEGAATLSKEEAGRLAQRQMKFIQNLQAALIRIENKTYGICRETGKLIPKERLRAVPHATLSIEAKQGGKR from the coding sequence ATGGCAGAAAAGACAAGATATTCGGATGCTGAACTCGAGGAGTTCCGCGCCATTATTTTAGAGAAGTTGGAGGTAGCCAGAAAGGATTACGAGTTGTTGAGATCGGGTGTAACCAATTCTGATGGGAACGATGTGGCTGATACGTCACCAACATTCAAAGTGTTGGAAGAAGGTGCCGCAACTTTGTCGAAGGAAGAGGCCGGACGTCTGGCACAGCGCCAGATGAAGTTCATACAGAACTTGCAGGCCGCTTTGATCCGTATTGAAAATAAGACTTATGGCATTTGTCGCGAAACGGGTAAGCTGATCCCGAAGGAGAGACTACGTGCCGTACCTCATGCTACTTTGAGTATCGAAGCAAAACAAGGAGGTAAAAGATAA